GGGGGCGGTGCAGCCGGGGGGTGGGGTGGCGCCGCCCGTGTCGTTGACAGCCTCAGGGATGACACGGAGCGGCGCCCTGCTCCCACTCGCTCTGCCCGGATTGAAGAGGTTTTGCGGCCCATTCAATCGGAGTCCGTGTTATACGGATTCCGTTTGTTTCGTTAACAACCCGGAACTTCGCCGGATTGCCAACTCCACGTCCGGAACCCTTTTTTCTCCTACTCGCATCCGCTCGGATTGAATGGCCTTTACAGTCCATTCAATCGGAGTTCGTGTTACTTGATGAATCCGGCCTTCTTGAGGGTCAGTCCGGCCTCGCGTTCGTAGGCGTCGAAGTTGATGCCTTTCAGGCCGTTCTGGAAGGCCGTCCAGTTCGCGTCGTTCAGGGGACGCTGACCCAGCGCGAACTGCACGATGCTCTCGGACACGTAGCGTTCGATGTCGGCCTGGTTGGGCGCGGCGGGCACCAGCATGTCGCCGGTCCGGTCGATCCAGCCGTTCTTGTGGGCGTCCATCAGCAGGGTGTAGGCGTTCAGGGTGCGGCCGTCCTTGGCCTTGATCAGGCCGTAGCGGCCCTTGAGTTCGTTCGTCTTGCCGTTCAGGGCGATCCAGCGCATCTGGGTGTTGGTCATGCGGGCGTTCACGTTGGTGGTCGAGACGGTCGGAATGCCGGCTTTCAGGGTGTAGTCCACGCCTTTCTTGCCGAAGCCCAGCTGGTAGTACCCTTCGCCGCTGTTGGCCCATTCCAGGAACTTGGCGATGGCGGGGCCTTTCCCGGCCTTGAGGGCCTTGCTGGACACGACCAGCAGGGTGCCGGCGTTGGCGTAGGTGCCCATGCCTTTCTGGCCGCGCGGTCCTTTGGGCGGCGTGATGAAGCGCAGTTCGCCCTTGGGGTTGTTTGCGTCGAAGTTCGCGAACCCGGCGTTCAGGCCGCCGACACTCTCGAAGAACATGCCGCACTTGCCCTGCTGCCAGCGGTTACGCAGGTCGCTGCGTTTCATGGTGGCCCAGTCGGGGTCCAGGACTTTCGCTTCGGCCATGCGGCGGATGAAGTCCGTGGCCTGCCGGTACGCGGGGTTGCGGAGGTTCGCGGCGAAGGACGTGCCGCTGCGGTAGTTCCAGTTGCCGCTCACGCCGTACGCGGCGTACACCCACTGGAAGTGGTTGCCCAGGCCCAGGCCCGGCAGGA
This Deinococcus seoulensis DNA region includes the following protein-coding sequences:
- a CDS encoding extracellular solute-binding protein; translation: MNARTRTARPLLTRPLLTLTADLLAAPAAHAQTDVSAALFAANPEASAPGANWETYDLLRSKLGIDLKFTMLPAGADGDNKLGSLAAANDLPDVFEIRNRSLFYKLVEQGQLAPVSSLLPLMPGRTKDRYSDRKRNALVTVDGTMYGLQDPVTLSRQYGIMVRQDWLDKLNLKAPTTLDEFLVVAKALTERDPDGNGRKDTYGYCGVIDFDTSGILPGLGLGNHFQWVYAAYGVSGNWNYRSGTSFAANLRNPAYRQATDFIRRMAEAKVLDPDWATMKRSDLRNRWQQGKCGMFFESVGGLNAGFANFDANNPKGELRFITPPKGPRGQKGMGTYANAGTLLVVSSKALKAGKGPAIAKFLEWANSGEGYYQLGFGKKGVDYTLKAGIPTVSTTNVNARMTNTQMRWIALNGKTNELKGRYGLIKAKDGRTLNAYTLLMDAHKNGWIDRTGDMLVPAAPNQADIERYVSESIVQFALGQRPLNDANWTAFQNGLKGINFDAYEREAGLTLKKAGFIK